Proteins co-encoded in one Vibrio aquimaris genomic window:
- a CDS encoding serine/threonine protein kinase codes for MTQQAFNFDALTPDFMWYAIESIGIRAESGFLPLNSYENRVYQFTDEQRQRYVVKFYRPERWTALQIQEEHDFTLELVESEIPVAPPVKIQDKTLHHYQGYLFALFASVGGRQFEVDNLDQLEGVGRFLGRIHKVGSRVPFQHRPTIGLDEYLYQPRQLLEQSQFIPTHLETAFFNDLDLLIKSIKQHWNESDDIIRLHGDCHPGNILWRDGPMFVDLDDSRNGPAIQDLWMLLSGERSEKLAQLDIILEAYQEFNDFDTNQLKLIEPLRGLRMVHYMAWLAKRWQDPAFPIAFPWFSDAKYWESQVLAFKEQISALSEPPLSLMPQW; via the coding sequence ATGACACAACAAGCTTTTAACTTCGATGCATTAACTCCAGACTTTATGTGGTACGCCATAGAAAGCATTGGAATTCGAGCAGAATCTGGCTTCTTGCCACTTAATAGTTATGAAAATCGCGTTTATCAGTTCACCGATGAGCAACGCCAACGCTATGTAGTTAAGTTCTATCGTCCAGAGCGTTGGACTGCATTGCAAATACAGGAAGAGCATGACTTTACACTAGAGTTGGTAGAATCTGAGATCCCAGTGGCACCTCCTGTAAAAATCCAAGACAAAACACTGCATCATTACCAAGGCTACTTATTCGCCCTCTTTGCAAGTGTAGGAGGAAGACAATTTGAAGTGGATAACCTTGATCAACTTGAGGGTGTAGGACGATTTTTAGGACGAATTCATAAAGTAGGCTCAAGAGTCCCCTTTCAGCACAGACCCACCATTGGCTTGGATGAATACTTATATCAACCACGCCAACTACTTGAGCAGTCTCAGTTTATCCCCACTCATTTAGAAACAGCTTTTTTCAATGACTTGGACTTACTTATCAAGTCTATTAAACAGCATTGGAATGAGTCTGATGACATCATTCGCCTTCACGGCGACTGTCATCCTGGCAATATTCTCTGGCGTGACGGCCCAATGTTTGTCGATCTCGACGATTCGCGCAATGGACCTGCAATACAAGATTTATGGATGCTATTAAGTGGTGAGCGCTCTGAAAAACTGGCACAACTTGATATTATCTTGGAGGCGTATCAAGAATTTAACGATTTCGACACTAACCAACTGAAACTAATTGAACCGTTACGTGGTCTACGCATGGTACATTACATGGCATGGCTAGCCAAGCGATGGCAAGATCCTGCATTTCCAATCGCCTTTCCTTGGTTCAGTGACGCAAAATACTGGGAAAGCCAAGTTCTGGCTTTTAAAGAACAAATCTCGGCACTCAGTGAGCCACCACTCTCACTCATGCCACAGTGGTAA
- the ccoG gene encoding cytochrome c oxidase accessory protein CcoG, which produces MSQDKIEVKDVTPKTFNPKTHKTKGDRFNPSNRIYVRESKGQFQRLRRYGGWLLLLLFALVPWITYGERQAVLLDIGNQQFNFFGTTLYPQDLTLLALLFVISAFGLFFITTFLGRVWCGYLCPQTVWTFMYIWFEEKFEGSANKRRKQDAGKLTGDLIMRKTAKHFAWITIALATGFTFVGYFVPIRDLVINFFTWDEAFWPVFWVLFFAGCTYGNAGWMRSIMCIHMCPYARFQSAMFDKDTFIVGYDVKRGESRGARSRKADPKKLGLGDCVDCNLCVQVCPTGIDIRDGLQYECINCGACIDACDHTMDRMGYDKGLISYTTEHRLSGKHTKIMRPKLLGYGAIFVLMIGLFFAQIAAVDPAGLSVLRDRNQLFRVNELGEVENTYTLKIINKTQQKQEYKLGVKGLTDVSWYGKQTVNVLPGEVFSLPMSLGVQTESLSSPVATIEFTLSDNNDFTMSVESRFIKKL; this is translated from the coding sequence ATGAGTCAGGACAAGATTGAAGTAAAAGACGTGACTCCCAAAACCTTTAACCCCAAAACTCACAAAACCAAAGGGGACAGGTTTAATCCAAGTAATCGTATATATGTACGTGAGAGTAAGGGACAGTTTCAGCGACTACGCCGCTACGGTGGTTGGTTATTGTTGCTGCTCTTTGCACTAGTGCCATGGATTACCTATGGAGAGCGACAAGCGGTGCTGCTGGATATAGGAAATCAGCAGTTTAACTTCTTTGGTACCACACTCTATCCGCAAGATCTTACCTTACTGGCTTTGTTATTCGTTATCTCAGCCTTTGGACTCTTCTTTATCACTACATTTTTGGGGCGAGTATGGTGTGGGTACCTTTGCCCTCAAACCGTTTGGACTTTTATGTACATTTGGTTTGAAGAAAAATTTGAGGGTAGTGCCAATAAACGTCGCAAGCAAGATGCCGGCAAACTCACTGGCGATCTCATCATGCGTAAAACTGCCAAGCATTTTGCGTGGATAACTATCGCTCTCGCTACAGGGTTTACCTTTGTTGGTTACTTCGTGCCAATACGCGATCTAGTCATCAATTTCTTCACTTGGGATGAAGCGTTTTGGCCTGTTTTTTGGGTGTTATTCTTCGCTGGATGTACCTATGGTAATGCTGGGTGGATGCGATCCATCATGTGTATTCACATGTGCCCATATGCCCGTTTTCAATCAGCCATGTTCGACAAAGATACCTTTATCGTTGGCTATGACGTAAAACGTGGCGAGTCACGCGGAGCAAGATCGCGTAAGGCTGATCCAAAGAAGTTAGGCTTGGGCGATTGTGTCGACTGTAATTTATGTGTTCAAGTCTGCCCTACTGGTATCGATATCCGCGATGGCTTGCAGTATGAATGCATTAACTGCGGCGCCTGTATTGATGCCTGTGATCACACTATGGACAGAATGGGCTACGACAAAGGCTTAATCAGCTATACCACTGAGCATAGGCTTTCTGGCAAGCATACTAAGATCATGCGCCCCAAATTACTGGGCTATGGTGCGATATTTGTGTTGATGATCGGATTGTTCTTCGCCCAAATTGCCGCCGTTGACCCTGCAGGCCTGAGTGTGCTTAGAGACAGAAACCAACTATTTAGAGTCAACGAACTCGGTGAAGTCGAAAATACGTACACACTAAAAATCATCAATAAAACACAACAAAAGCAAGAATATAAACTGGGCGTAAAAGGGTTAACGGATGTCTCTTGGTATGGAAAGCAAACCGTCAACGTCTTGCCTGGAGAAGTCTTTAGCTTACCTATGAGTCTTGGCGTACAAACCGAGAGTCTTAGCTCCCCTGTTGCAACCATAGAGTTCACTCTCTCAGATAATAATGACTTTACTATGTCGGTAGAAAGTAGGTTTATCAAAAAGCTCTAA
- a CDS encoding YihD family protein yields the protein MKCHRIEELLELLESEWNKNQDLNLLSFIVKLAKEAGYHGPLEDLTDDVLIYHLKMRNSAKNEMIPGLAKDHEPDFKSALLKARGIIE from the coding sequence ATGAAATGTCATCGTATTGAAGAGTTGCTCGAGCTCCTAGAATCCGAGTGGAATAAAAACCAAGATCTCAACTTGCTATCCTTTATTGTCAAACTAGCAAAAGAAGCGGGATATCACGGTCCACTGGAAGATCTCACCGATGATGTATTGATCTACCATCTAAAAATGCGCAATAGCGCCAAAAATGAAATGATCCCTGGTTTAGCAAAAGACCATGAGCCTGATTTTAAATCTGCATTGCTGAAAGCTCGAGGCATCATAGAATAG
- a CDS encoding sporulation protein, with protein sequence MSFFKKTLASFGIGSAKVDSVLQQEVLYPGEKVNIKVDVYGGATAQEIDNIEIKLYCRYIKEMPANQGNDKGPNSRMRRVPSNHALACWSMPYAFTLEPGETRNFDVELNIPWNTPVTIGDSKVWLETGLNIALAKDPTDKDILTVRPDPLLDGIFTVLEESGLRIRQVECEAVEGFDLPFVQEFEFVPTTGPFHGRWRELELVAHRNDQHLEIWFEIDRHRKGTRGMLAGLLGSGKLKRQLSIPLDTPIKQASHLVVEFLDKHT encoded by the coding sequence ATGTCGTTTTTTAAGAAAACCCTTGCAAGCTTTGGTATAGGATCCGCGAAAGTAGACTCTGTACTTCAACAAGAAGTGCTTTACCCTGGTGAAAAGGTAAACATAAAAGTTGATGTTTATGGGGGCGCGACTGCGCAAGAAATAGATAACATCGAAATAAAACTCTATTGTCGCTACATCAAGGAAATGCCCGCTAATCAAGGTAATGATAAAGGACCGAATAGTCGAATGCGACGAGTACCCAGCAACCATGCCTTAGCTTGTTGGAGCATGCCATATGCGTTTACTCTTGAGCCTGGTGAAACCCGCAATTTTGATGTTGAGCTTAACATACCTTGGAATACGCCCGTGACAATAGGCGATTCCAAAGTATGGCTAGAAACGGGATTGAATATCGCTTTGGCGAAAGACCCGACGGATAAAGATATATTAACGGTACGCCCAGATCCTTTGCTAGATGGTATCTTCACTGTATTGGAAGAGAGTGGTTTACGTATTCGTCAGGTTGAATGTGAGGCTGTTGAAGGTTTTGACTTGCCTTTTGTACAAGAGTTTGAATTTGTACCGACTACAGGGCCATTCCATGGGCGATGGCGAGAGTTAGAGCTGGTGGCGCATAGAAATGATCAACATCTTGAAATATGGTTTGAAATTGATCGTCATCGTAAAGGCACTCGGGGAATGTTGGCCGGTTTACTTGGCAGTGGTAAATTGAAACGTCAGTTATCTATCCCTCTTGATACACCAATTAAGCAGGCCAGTCATCTGGTTGTAGAGTTCCTAGACAAACATACTTAA
- the trhA gene encoding PAQR family membrane homeostasis protein TrhA, which translates to MTTQHSPAYSTTEELANTLTHGVGILLGVVGLILLLIKAVDHNADTLTITSMSIYGASMIVLFLASTLYHAIPYKRAKRALKTFDHCAIYLLIAGSYTPFLLVSLRTPLAIGLMIVIWVLALIGIIMKLAFVYRYKKLSLVTYLMMGWLSLVVIYQLALNLEVGGLTLLAAGGIIYSLGVIFYVAKSIPFNHAIWHGFVLVGCACHFFAIYLYVDPV; encoded by the coding sequence ATGACCACTCAGCACAGCCCCGCGTACAGCACAACAGAAGAGCTGGCAAACACTCTAACCCATGGCGTTGGCATCTTGTTAGGGGTGGTCGGCTTAATTTTACTTTTAATAAAAGCTGTCGATCATAATGCAGATACCCTGACTATTACCAGTATGAGTATTTATGGTGCGAGCATGATAGTCCTATTTCTTGCTTCGACGCTTTACCATGCTATCCCCTATAAAAGAGCCAAAAGGGCGCTTAAAACCTTCGATCACTGTGCCATATATTTGCTTATTGCTGGCAGTTATACGCCGTTCCTTTTGGTTAGTTTAAGAACCCCTCTTGCGATTGGCTTAATGATAGTTATTTGGGTATTGGCTCTTATTGGCATTATTATGAAGCTGGCGTTTGTCTATCGTTATAAAAAACTATCACTTGTGACCTATTTGATGATGGGCTGGTTGTCTTTGGTGGTGATTTATCAACTTGCGCTTAACCTAGAAGTGGGCGGGCTAACCCTTTTGGCTGCAGGAGGGATAATATATTCACTTGGTGTTATCTTCTATGTTGCTAAGAGCATTCCCTTCAACCATGCGATATGGCATGGATTCGTTCTGGTAGGTTGCGCTTGTCATTTTTTCGCCATTTACTTGTATGTTGACCCAGTTTAG
- a CDS encoding DUF3157 family protein — MYKAISLLTILAASTVMADQTVTLNDGRQVILNDNFTWQYVAQTSPDKAESLTSDKPQLAAIPLIDKKIGSMVKLDSNHPIMQLSDSGVDVLLGAPSYVGSKLIIPTSITNQSLNSVILIEIEIEVSGIDKKVFTKKSVKIWQSIKRMPDTYLRPQQMEQGKDIELEVVKQDQYLISANITSLINR, encoded by the coding sequence ATGTATAAAGCTATAAGCTTGCTTACCATACTCGCAGCCTCGACTGTGATGGCAGATCAAACGGTGACTTTAAATGATGGTCGCCAAGTCATTTTAAATGACAATTTTACTTGGCAATATGTAGCCCAGACGTCACCTGACAAGGCTGAAAGTCTTACTTCAGATAAGCCACAACTTGCAGCCATTCCACTTATTGATAAAAAAATAGGCAGCATGGTTAAACTCGATAGTAATCACCCTATCATGCAGCTGTCAGATTCTGGAGTGGACGTGCTGCTCGGAGCGCCAAGCTATGTTGGTAGTAAGCTGATTATTCCAACCTCTATCACGAATCAAAGCCTCAACTCAGTAATACTCATTGAAATTGAGATTGAAGTATCAGGGATAGATAAAAAAGTTTTCACGAAAAAAAGTGTCAAAATATGGCAATCAATCAAACGAATGCCAGACACCTACCTGAGACCACAGCAAATGGAGCAAGGCAAGGATATAGAGCTGGAAGTGGTTAAACAAGACCAGTATCTAATTAGCGCAAATATCACCAGTCTTATCAATCGCTAA
- a CDS encoding TrkH family potassium uptake protein, translating to MVNFRPILFVIGLVLSKLALFMYVPTLVAFFTGTAGFIEFGQAVIITHIAAFACLTIGRTKSFKLSARDMFLITSLVWTVASSFAALPFVFINHISFTDAYFETMSGITTTGSTVLSGLDNMAPSILLWRSILQWLGGIGFIVMAVAVLPMLNVGGMKLFHTESSDWSDKSSPRAKTVAKNIMLVYLSLTGLCMIGYLLTGMSLFEAINHSFTTLSTGGYSTSDSSMNHFSHGSHWVATLFMFLGGLPFLLFVAALRKRTVTELFSDAQVKGFTYLFLGSSLIISGWLVIRDGYHAMDALRVSMFNIVSVLTTTGFGLEDFTAWGALPTTLFAFLMMAGACSGSTSGGIKIFRFQIAITLLNKQMMKLIHPSGVFVQRYNHRPVNDDIVRSVVAFVLMFFVTIIFIAGFLSALGLDPITSISGSITAVANVGPGMGSVIGPTGNFAPLPDMAKWLLSFGMLMGRLEILTILVLFFPAFWKR from the coding sequence ATGGTCAACTTTCGCCCTATTCTGTTTGTTATTGGCTTGGTACTCTCAAAGCTTGCCTTATTTATGTATGTTCCAACGCTGGTGGCTTTTTTCACCGGAACCGCTGGGTTTATCGAGTTTGGCCAAGCCGTTATCATCACTCACATAGCAGCGTTTGCATGTTTAACTATAGGGCGAACTAAAAGTTTCAAGCTTAGTGCTCGAGACATGTTTTTAATCACTAGTTTGGTGTGGACAGTAGCCAGCTCATTTGCGGCTCTGCCTTTTGTGTTTATCAATCACATCAGCTTTACCGATGCCTACTTTGAGACCATGTCTGGCATTACAACTACCGGTTCAACAGTACTGAGTGGACTCGATAACATGGCGCCGAGCATTTTACTATGGCGATCCATATTGCAATGGTTGGGTGGTATCGGCTTCATTGTAATGGCGGTTGCGGTGCTGCCAATGCTCAACGTCGGGGGTATGAAGCTCTTTCACACCGAATCATCAGACTGGTCAGATAAAAGCAGCCCCAGAGCCAAAACCGTTGCTAAAAATATTATGTTGGTTTATCTGAGCCTGACAGGGCTGTGTATGATTGGATACCTTCTTACAGGTATGAGCTTATTTGAAGCAATCAATCACTCATTTACAACCCTTTCTACCGGTGGGTATTCGACTTCTGATAGCTCAATGAACCATTTCTCCCATGGTTCACACTGGGTTGCGACTCTGTTTATGTTTCTTGGCGGCCTACCCTTTTTATTATTTGTGGCCGCACTTAGAAAGCGAACCGTTACCGAGCTGTTTAGTGATGCCCAAGTAAAAGGCTTCACCTATTTGTTCCTAGGTTCTAGTCTTATTATTTCCGGCTGGTTAGTAATTCGAGATGGCTACCACGCCATGGATGCCCTAAGAGTCTCTATGTTCAATATTGTTTCTGTATTGACTACCACAGGGTTTGGCTTGGAGGACTTTACCGCTTGGGGAGCTTTGCCTACCACTTTATTTGCCTTCTTGATGATGGCGGGGGCCTGTTCTGGCTCTACCTCTGGGGGCATTAAGATTTTCCGCTTTCAAATTGCAATCACTCTACTCAATAAACAAATGATGAAACTGATTCACCCTTCAGGTGTGTTTGTTCAGCGTTATAATCACAGACCCGTTAACGACGATATTGTTCGCTCAGTCGTCGCATTTGTACTCATGTTTTTCGTCACCATTATTTTTATTGCTGGCTTCCTAAGCGCGCTAGGACTGGATCCTATTACCAGCATCTCTGGTTCCATTACCGCAGTCGCAAACGTAGGACCAGGCATGGGTTCTGTCATTGGTCCAACCGGTAATTTCGCCCCCCTTCCCGATATGGCAAAATGGCTACTCAGCTTTGGCATGCTAATGGGACGACTGGAAATACTCACTATATTGGTATTATTTTTCCCAGCATTTTGGAAGCGCTAA
- the trkA gene encoding Trk system potassium transporter TrkA, producing the protein MKIIILGAGQVGGTLAENLVGENNDITIVDKNSDRLRELQDKYDLRVVNGYASHPDVLREAGAQDADMLVAVTNMDETNMAACQVAFTLFNTPNRIARIRSPQYLYEKEALFQSGAVPVDHLIAPEELVTSYIERLIQYPGALQVVSFADQKVSLVAVKAYYGGPLVGNALSALREHMPHIDTRVAAIFRQGRPIRPQGTTIIEADDEVFFVAASNHIRSVMSELQRLEKPYRRIMIVGGGNIGASLAKRLEQSYSVKLIERSYMRAEKLSEELENTIVFCGDAADQELLLEENIDQVDVFIALTNEDETNIMSAMLAKRMGAKKVMVLIQRGAYVDLVQGGVIDVAISPQQATISALLTHVRRADIVNVSSLRRGAAEAIEAIAHGDETTSKVVGRAIGDIKLPPATTIGAIVRGEEVLIAHDRTIIEQDDHVVMFLVDKKYVADVEALFQPSPFFL; encoded by the coding sequence ATGAAAATCATCATTCTTGGTGCAGGGCAAGTCGGCGGGACATTAGCTGAAAATTTGGTGGGCGAAAACAATGATATCACCATAGTTGATAAAAACAGTGACCGACTGCGCGAGCTTCAAGATAAGTATGATTTGCGGGTCGTTAACGGTTATGCGAGCCATCCCGATGTACTGCGTGAAGCTGGCGCTCAAGATGCCGACATGCTGGTTGCTGTGACTAATATGGATGAGACCAATATGGCAGCATGTCAGGTGGCCTTTACTTTGTTTAACACGCCCAACCGCATTGCCCGAATTCGCTCACCCCAATACCTTTATGAAAAAGAGGCACTATTTCAATCTGGCGCAGTGCCTGTCGATCACTTGATTGCCCCAGAAGAACTAGTAACAAGCTATATTGAACGCCTAATTCAATATCCAGGCGCGCTTCAAGTTGTCAGTTTCGCCGACCAAAAAGTAAGTTTAGTCGCGGTAAAAGCTTATTATGGCGGCCCCCTAGTTGGCAACGCCCTTTCGGCTCTGCGAGAGCACATGCCGCATATCGATACCAGAGTTGCAGCCATATTTCGTCAAGGTAGGCCTATCCGCCCACAAGGGACAACCATCATTGAAGCAGATGATGAGGTTTTCTTCGTCGCCGCAAGTAACCATATTCGCTCAGTGATGAGCGAATTACAACGCCTTGAGAAACCTTATCGACGAATCATGATTGTGGGTGGGGGTAATATTGGTGCGAGTCTCGCTAAGCGTCTTGAGCAATCATACAGTGTCAAACTTATAGAGCGCAGCTATATGAGAGCGGAAAAGCTATCTGAAGAGCTTGAGAACACCATAGTTTTCTGCGGCGATGCTGCCGATCAAGAACTGCTACTCGAAGAAAATATCGATCAGGTTGACGTGTTCATCGCACTAACAAATGAAGATGAAACCAACATCATGTCTGCCATGCTGGCAAAACGAATGGGTGCCAAAAAGGTCATGGTTTTAATCCAGCGCGGAGCCTATGTAGATCTCGTCCAAGGTGGGGTTATCGATGTTGCTATATCCCCCCAGCAAGCAACGATTTCCGCTTTGCTGACCCATGTTCGCCGAGCAGATATTGTCAATGTATCATCTCTTCGCCGAGGCGCTGCTGAAGCCATCGAAGCCATTGCACATGGTGATGAAACCACGTCAAAAGTCGTAGGTCGAGCGATAGGTGACATAAAGCTTCCGCCTGCAACCACGATTGGAGCCATTGTTAGAGGGGAAGAAGTCTTGATAGCTCACGACCGCACCATCATAGAGCAAGATGACCATGTGGTAATGTTCTTAGTTGATAAGAAATACGTTGCTGACGTAGAAGCCCTGTTCCAGCCAAGTCCATTCTTCCTCTAG
- the rsmB gene encoding 16S rRNA (cytosine(967)-C(5))-methyltransferase RsmB, translating to MNVRAAAATVLFQVVDKGQSLSTALPLAQQQVKPRDQALLQEICYGALRYLPRLESIANELMDKPLKGKQRVFHHLILVGIYQLSFMRIPAHAAVGETVEGTKTLKGPRLRGLINAVLRNYQRQQEELDAHSVSHNAGKYGHPSWLLTLLQDAYPDNWQDIVEANNSKAPMWLRVNHKHHSSEDYQQLLKDSGINSIAHSEARDALRLETPCDVSQLPGFDQGWVSVQDAAAQLSLSYLTPKDGELILDCCAAPGGKTAHILERTEGAQVVAIDCDESRLKRVHDNLSRLKLKAQVICGDARHPQNWWQGEKFDRILLDAPCSATGVIRRHPDIKWLRRQEDIAALTELQSEILDAMWQELKPGGTLVYATCSITPQENSEQIKAFLSRTQDAQLEGSTTEKPGRQILPGEESMDGFYYAILKKVHND from the coding sequence ATGAATGTTCGCGCTGCTGCGGCTACTGTCCTTTTCCAAGTCGTCGACAAGGGCCAGTCTCTTTCCACTGCACTTCCACTGGCTCAACAGCAAGTTAAACCTCGTGACCAAGCTCTACTTCAAGAAATATGTTATGGAGCACTGCGCTATCTTCCTCGCCTTGAATCGATAGCTAATGAACTCATGGATAAGCCTCTCAAAGGCAAGCAACGTGTTTTTCATCATCTGATTTTAGTCGGTATCTATCAGTTAAGCTTTATGCGTATTCCAGCTCATGCGGCAGTGGGTGAAACGGTTGAAGGCACCAAGACACTGAAAGGCCCTCGCCTACGCGGTTTAATCAATGCTGTACTGCGTAACTATCAGCGCCAGCAGGAAGAGCTTGATGCCCACTCAGTCAGCCACAACGCTGGCAAATATGGCCACCCGAGCTGGCTGCTAACACTACTTCAAGACGCGTACCCTGATAATTGGCAAGACATAGTTGAAGCTAATAATAGCAAGGCACCCATGTGGCTAAGGGTTAATCACAAGCACCATAGCAGTGAAGATTACCAACAGCTTCTTAAAGACAGTGGCATCAATAGTATCGCCCACAGTGAAGCACGGGATGCTCTCAGATTAGAAACGCCATGTGATGTGTCTCAGCTACCTGGTTTTGACCAAGGCTGGGTATCGGTACAAGACGCCGCAGCGCAACTTTCTCTCAGCTATCTTACTCCTAAAGATGGCGAGCTGATCCTTGACTGCTGCGCAGCGCCGGGAGGCAAAACAGCGCACATCCTGGAAAGAACAGAAGGGGCTCAAGTCGTTGCTATTGATTGTGATGAAAGCCGGCTTAAGCGTGTCCATGACAACCTAAGTCGCCTAAAACTAAAGGCTCAGGTTATTTGCGGTGACGCACGCCATCCACAGAATTGGTGGCAAGGAGAAAAGTTCGATCGAATCTTGCTTGACGCTCCATGCTCTGCCACTGGTGTCATTCGTCGTCATCCAGACATAAAATGGTTAAGACGCCAAGAAGATATCGCTGCACTCACTGAGTTACAAAGCGAAATCCTTGATGCTATGTGGCAAGAGTTAAAACCAGGCGGTACATTAGTGTACGCGACGTGTTCTATTACTCCACAAGAAAATAGCGAACAAATAAAGGCCTTCCTATCGCGCACCCAAGATGCACAGTTAGAAGGCTCTACAACAGAAAAGCCTGGGCGACAAATACTTCCTGGAGAGGAAAGTATGGATGGATTTTACTATGCCATTCTTAAGAAAGTGCATAATGATTAG
- the fmt gene encoding methionyl-tRNA formyltransferase yields MSKPLKIVFAGTPDFAARHLAALLSSEHEVIAVYTQPDRPAGRGKKITASPVKTLAIEHNIPVYQPENFKSDQDKQDLASLKADLMVVVAYGLLLPQAVLDTPKLGCINVHGSILPRWRGAAPIQRSIWAGDEQTGVTIMQMDIGLDTGDMLKIATLPIEPQDTSASMYDKLAELGPKALIDCLGEIANESASAEKQDDNQANYAEKLSKEEARIDWSDDAKHIERCVRAFNPWPISHFVAGDKSIKVWQSKVVQQDTNQAPGTIIQADKTGIYVSTGKNILVLEQLQVPGKKAMSIQDILNSRANWFEVGTQLT; encoded by the coding sequence TTGAGCAAACCTTTAAAGATTGTTTTTGCTGGTACTCCTGACTTCGCCGCCCGTCATTTGGCGGCGTTGTTGTCTTCTGAGCATGAGGTTATCGCAGTATACACTCAACCTGATCGACCAGCGGGGCGCGGGAAGAAAATCACCGCTAGCCCAGTAAAAACCTTGGCAATTGAGCATAATATCCCTGTTTACCAGCCAGAAAACTTCAAGTCCGACCAAGACAAGCAAGATTTAGCCAGTCTAAAAGCAGACCTTATGGTCGTTGTCGCTTATGGCCTACTACTGCCTCAAGCAGTACTCGACACGCCAAAGCTTGGTTGTATCAATGTCCATGGTTCCATTTTGCCAAGGTGGCGCGGTGCAGCACCGATTCAGCGCTCAATTTGGGCGGGCGATGAGCAAACGGGCGTGACCATTATGCAAATGGATATTGGCTTGGACACAGGAGATATGCTGAAAATTGCTACTCTGCCTATCGAGCCACAAGATACCAGCGCATCTATGTACGACAAACTCGCTGAACTTGGCCCCAAAGCTTTGATCGACTGTCTTGGCGAAATAGCCAATGAATCAGCAAGCGCAGAAAAGCAAGATGACAACCAAGCCAATTACGCCGAAAAACTTAGCAAAGAAGAAGCTCGCATTGATTGGAGTGACGATGCTAAGCACATTGAACGCTGCGTAAGGGCTTTCAACCCTTGGCCAATCAGTCACTTTGTTGCTGGCGATAAAAGCATTAAAGTCTGGCAGAGCAAAGTGGTGCAGCAAGACACTAACCAGGCCCCGGGAACTATAATCCAAGCAGATAAAACAGGCATTTATGTTTCTACTGGTAAAAATATTCTGGTTTTGGAGCAGCTCCAAGTCCCAGGCAAAAAGGCCATGTCAATTCAAGATATTCTGAATTCGCGAGCCAATTGGTTTGAAGTCGGTACACAACTGACTTAG
- the def gene encoding peptide deformylase: MSVLQVLTFPDDRLRTVAKPVEQVTPEIQKLVDDMIETMYDEEGIGLAATQVDVHKRVVVIDISETRDQPMVLINPEITEKRGEDGIEEGCLSVPGARALVPRAAEVTVKALDRDGEEFTFEADDLLAICVQHELDHLQGKLFVDYLSPLKRKRIQEKLAKIKRFNEKNASKA, translated from the coding sequence ATGTCTGTATTACAAGTATTAACATTTCCAGATGATCGCCTACGCACGGTAGCAAAACCAGTGGAACAGGTGACACCTGAGATTCAAAAGCTCGTCGACGACATGATTGAAACCATGTACGACGAAGAAGGAATTGGCCTTGCTGCCACTCAAGTTGATGTTCACAAACGTGTCGTCGTGATTGATATATCAGAGACACGCGATCAGCCTATGGTTCTTATCAACCCTGAAATCACTGAAAAACGTGGTGAAGATGGCATCGAAGAAGGCTGTTTGTCTGTTCCTGGTGCGAGAGCCTTGGTGCCAAGAGCTGCGGAAGTAACGGTAAAAGCGCTTGATCGAGATGGCGAAGAATTCACATTTGAAGCAGACGACCTGCTAGCAATTTGCGTTCAACATGAACTTGACCACTTACAAGGTAAGCTGTTTGTCGACTACTTGTCGCCTTTGAAACGTAAGCGTATCCAAGAAAAACTGGCAAAAATAAAACGTTTTAACGAAAAAAACGCCAGTAAAGCCTAA